Genomic DNA from Mus caroli chromosome 8, CAROLI_EIJ_v1.1, whole genome shotgun sequence:
GCAGAGATGAGGGTGGCACAGGCTCCCAGTGGGGATCCCCACCCTAACTCACCTGGCTCCCAGAGGACTCTGGGCTGCAGCTGGTGCAGGAGACACTGGAGGAGCTGGACTGGTGTCTGGAGCAGCTGGAGACACTGCAGACTCGTCGCTCAGTGGGCGAGATGGCCTCCAACAAGGTGAGGACACAGGGCCCCTGCTTGCCATCCTCCCTGCTCATCAGCCTCCTTGCTGACAGTCCTCCTTGTTTGCTATCCTCCCTGATGGCtgtcctctctgcctgctgccctccCTGCTCATTCTCCTCCTGGGCCCCACAGTTCAAGCGCATGCTCAACCGTGAGTTGACTTACCTGTCGGAAACCAGCCGCTCAGGGAACCAGGTGTCGGAGTACATCTCGCAGACTTTCCTGGGTGAGCCGCCTGACagcctttggaggtcagaggaggttTCTCTGGCAGATGCCATTGCAGCCCTCTGTGGAGGAGAACACAGATGGACAGGGCTGGAGGAGAGGGATGACCGGGAGGAGAGGACATAACAGGTGGGATTTTGCAGCACAAGTAGGAGTTTACCAATGAAGACAAGGGGAACATATGCGACCCCAGACACAGCAAAGCCTACTCATGACAGGAGGAGACCCCAGCGATAAACAGGGTATCTGGGCCCGGGGTTCTGAGTCAAACCTGCTCAGTGGTCTGGAGTCTGAGCTCCCTGCCCTCTGCAGACCAACAGGCTGAGGTTGAGCTGCCTAAGCCGCCCACGGAAGACAACCCATGGCCCATGGCCCAGATCACTGAGCTGCGTAGGTCTTCCCACACCAGCCTTCCCACAGCTGCTATCCCACGCTTTGGGGTCCAGACAGATCAGGAGGAGCAGCTGGCTAAGGTGGGTCTCCCCAGAGCCAcgggcctcagtttcctaacCTGTACACCGAGCTCGAGGGACAAATGTGACGCTGCTGTCATCCGTAGGAGCTTGAAGACACCAACAAATGGGGACTTGATGTGTTCAAAGTGGCTGAACTGAGTGGGAACCGGCCTCTCACAGCTGTCATATTCAGCGTCTTCCAGGTGCCTCTCCTGCCTTTGCTTTGGGCTGTCCTGTTCCGGCCTTGAAAAGACCCAGATCGGAATGGTGGGGCCCTAACCTGTACTGGTGGTGGGTAGAGTAGAAAAGGGGACAAGGGCAGAAGGAACTCAGGATTGCAGCAGCACCAGGACATCCTGGAGGAAGGGGCATTGGACACAGAGGAGAGGAGTGGGGTGAGGTGAGCTGGAGCCCCAAAGCCAAGACCCTGAGACAGGTCTGTGCTGCACCAGGAACGGGACCTTCTCAAGACGTTCCAGATCCCAGCAGACATGCTGCTGACGTACTTGCTGACACTAGAGGGGCACTACCACTCCGACGTGGCGTACCACAACAGCATGCATGCTGCTGATGTGGTGCAGTCCGCGCACGTGTTGCTGGGCACCCCAGCCCTGGAGGTACTATGCCCAGCCAAGGACATGGGTGGGCAGGGCAGAGCAGTCACCCTCCGCCCTGACGCTCAGGCTCTATCCAGGCTGTGTTCACGGACCTAGAAGTTTTGGCAGCTATCTTTGCATGTGCTATACACGACGTAGACCACCCAGGGGTCTCCAACCAGTTTCTCATCAACACCAGTAAGTGAGGTGAACATAGCCGGAGCTGCCCAGTATGTTCTGAACTGTCCTATCGTGCAGACTCAGACGGGTGTCCATGACTTGAATGGCTTTCTGCTGGAAGGGGCATTAGAGTTTGGGCTCCACTGCATACATAGGAGTTGGCCAGTGACATTTCTCCTCAACAGTGTTTGGGTGGAGTTGGATCTTGAGTCCCTGGTTGTCCCCACAGACTCAGAGCTGGCACTGATGTACAATGATTCATCGGTGCTGGAGAACCATCACCTCGCGGTAGGCTTCAAGCTCCTGCAGGGGGAAAACTGCGACATCTTCCGGAACCTCAGTACCAAGCAGAGACTGAGTCTGCGCAGGATGGTCATAGACATGGTGACGTCACGGCACGGGGCAGTGATGCCCTACGCGGGTTAGGCTTCCCACACAGGCTGCATGGCAACAGGCACGGGGTTTCCAGTGGCCCGCTTGATTTATCCCAGTCAGTGGGTTGTCAGGGGTTGAGGGTTACATATTTCATCTATAAATTCAATACTATATTAGGTGCCTGTTGTGTACTGACTTCACCTGTGCCCTTTGGCTATTCCTCTGTTTGTTATCTACGTTTTTTAAATTCATCCCCCTGCCTTCACTTCTGTGCTGACAGGCGGACATCTTCAGTTGACCACTGTGCCGCCCAGTGTTTCCATCCTCCCTCTCACAGGTGGGGATACTGAGGCACAGGTCTCAGAGGCGCAGCATCCTTAACTTACTGTCCTCCCAGGTGCTGGCCACAGATATGTCTAAGCACATGAGCCTTCTGGCCGACCTCAAGACCATGGTGGAGACGAAGAAAGTGACCAGCCTTGGCGTCCTGCTCTTGGATAACTACTCTGACCGCATCCAGGTTTGCGAGGCGGGGCCATAGCCTCAGTTTTCAGCTTTAGCTTCCTGAGAGTCTTACTCTGCAGCTCAGAGCGCCTCAGTAGTCAACAGTCTCCTGCCTTGGGTGCACACCACCACACTACACTCAGCTTTGGGATGTGGGGAGGTGGGGCGTGGCTGGGCCTTCTGAGTCCCCCATACCCAACAGGTTCTCCAGAGCCTGGTGCACTGCGCCGACCTCAGCAACCCCGCCAAGCCGCTACCCCTCTACCGCCAGTGGACGGAGCGCATCATGGCCGAGTTCTTCCAGCAGGGCGACCGGGAGCGTGAGTCGGGTCTGGACATCAGCCCCATGTGCGACAAACACACAGCCTCGATGGAGAAATCCCAGGTGAGGGGAGGGAGCTGTGCCCACTACAGGGCGGagtctttcttgagacagggttttctgtgcagccctggctttcctgggacctcctctgtagaccaggctggtctctgtctcagagatccgcctgcctacGCTTCACAAATgcagggatcaaaggtgtgcaccaccagccAGCTAGGGCAgatgttttgatttgttgttttgaagACATCTCATTTTgtcaccctggctggcctagaactcactggctcgagatcagcctgcctcagtctcctgcctGTTGTGCCAGGGTGGCTTTTGAAGGATGAATAGGAGTTGGCAAATGAGAATTCCAGGCTGAGAACACCATGTGGCCACCTGTGAGAGGGGCTGATTCTAAGTTTCACTGGGACTCACTTGCCTCTTCTGGGGTCACCCTAAGGTGGGATTCATTGACTACATCGCTCAGCCATTGTGGGAGACATGGGCTGACCTAGTGCACCCCGACGCTCAGGAGCTTCTGGACATCTTGGAAGACAACAGAGAGTGGTATCAGAGTAGGATTCCCTGCAGCCCTCCACACACCATGGGCTCGGATAGGTTCAAGTTTGAGCTGAccctggaggaagcagaggaagaggaggaggaggaggatggatggCAGTGCACAGCACTGAACAGGGGGTCCTCAGAGTTACCCAGCACTTAACTCCTGTCCTCTAAGGCCAGCCCAGAGCCCAGGGTCTGCTTTGCCCAATAAGAGTTGGGCTAGCCTAGTGTGGACCGTGGAGTCCTGGTCAAGCCATGGGCACCCATGGGCACTGATGACATTCCACCAGTCAACGAGGACAGCCAAGGTTTACACAGAGCCAAGCCTGAAGGAGGCTGGGACCAGCTCTGCCCACAAGCTGGAATGGCACCAGCCCTGGGCAGCGCCGACTCCTGCATCTCAGAAGACGGACTTAGACTCAGCTGCAGTCTGCACGTCAACTTCAGCACATGCAGTCGGACTCTGCGTTATGGTTcagttggtttcttttttgaCACTAAAGATGGAACCAATGTTGCCTTCACCAGTCCAGCTGCAAGCCTTTACTGAGTCCCTCAGGGGAATCCCTTTCGTAAAATGCAGGCGGGGAACACTTCCCACTGAGGTCTGGTGTCTCCTGACACCATTGGCTGCACAAGACTCTTCTTAGATACCGGGAGGTCGGTGACCCTCCTAGAAGACCACTGCAGGCCTCAGTCCTCCCATCAATGAGGATCCCCGTCTCCGACAAGATTGGGCTTCTCAAACTGTGTGCTGGTGCACCTCTTTTCACCATAGGCATCCCCCAGActtggggggtgggtggagacagCTGGTTCAGGCTGGGCAGCCTGACTAGAAATAAAAAGAGCTGGAGTGGGCTGGAAAGATTTCTCAGTttttaggagcactgactgttcttccataggtcctgagttcaaatcccagcaaccatgtggtggctcacaatcatctgtaatgggatctgttttttgttttgttttgtttgtttgtttgttttcgatacagtgtttctctgtgtagccctggctgtcctggaactcactctgcagaccaggctggcctcaaactcagaaatccacctgcctctggctcccaatggctgggattaaaggcatgtgccatcaccaccGTGTGgcctgaaatgggatctgatgccctcttcttttgtgtctgaagaaagcaatggtgtactcacatataataaataaataaatcttaaaaaaaaaaaaagcaactggaGTGTGGGAGCTTCTACCTAGAATCGCCCAATGAGGGGCTTGGGGTGTGGCTCTGGTAACAGAGCTTTAGTTTTTGggaagtcctgagttccatttctaTCACTGCAAAAATCTCTTCACCATAGGCATTccctagtcagggttctctagagtcacagaatttatgggtagtctctatatagtaaaggaatttactgatgacttacagtctggagtccaactcccaacagtggtcagcagcagctgtgaatggaagtccaagggtctagcagttgctcaatcccacacggcaagcaggtgaaggagagaaagccttccttcttctaatgtccttatgtaggtctccagcagaaggtgtagcccagattaaaggtgtggtggcacacacctttaatcccagatgaccttgaactcagagatttccctgttttggttttcttttttttaagatttatttattactatatccaagtacactgcagctgtcttcagatgcaccagaagagggtgtcagatctcattacggatggttgtgagccaccatgtggttgctgggatttgaactcaggacctttggaagagcagtcggtgctcttaaccactgagccatctctctagcccatgagatctccctgtcttaatcttctggaatccatagcctcTATATCTCAAGATCttcataccaagatccagatcagaaacttctatctcccagcctccagattagggtcattggtgagccttccaattctggattgtacttcattccagatatagtcaagttgacaaccaggaatagccgcGACACCTACTCATTCTCTTGTGTGGAAACTGAGTCATAACTAGTCCCTCAGAGCTTATACTGAGAGTGGGCACTGGTGCCCCCTGGCGGTACGACTGATtacctgtttgttttccaaacaGTTCTTTggcctttttgagacaaggtctcatggtCTCAAGTTCTAATGTCAGACTTGTTTGCCTCAGAGGATGACACTAACGTTATTTTCTTGCCTCCACCATTTGAGTGCTTGGCTGGGGTAACAGGCATGTGTCATGGGGGGTggtccctctctttcccttttcctttttccctctggGCCTGTAACTCTGCACCTGACCAAGGCCTCCAAGGAGCCAGAGTGGCAGGCGACTTCCTCTGTAAATATTATGACTCGGGCTATTCATCCCCAGGAGGCACAAAAGGCCATCTGGGGTCACACACTGGaacatttccttcttccttccagatGTCTTAAGAGGCGACCCTTAGAGATTTCTTGTTAAACAAAGTAATATGTGTTCACTGTGGGAGAATTTGGAAGTCACACAAACCTGATGACGTGAGTTCCATTCCTAGGACTTGTGctggaaggaaagagctgacttCCTAGGTTGTCCTGTGACACTCCTCTCTTTccaacacaaataaatgaatataacttAGAAAGATTTGACGAACagtttccctctgtccctgttcATCTGCCTGTGCTCTCGTTTGCCCAGACCTTTAACACACTTGGTTCATTCTTCCAGACAGCTGTGCTGTCCTCTctgggtagcctcaaactcagagattcccaaGTGCTGTGTGATTAAAGGTTTCTGTTACCATGCCAGCAGTTTCCCCGCACACGTTTATAgtatgaaacagggtctcactttgtgatCCAGGATGATAAAGAGCtcacaatcctgcctcagctttccaaatgTTCCGATGAAGTCTTGCCACCTACTGAGCTACCAGCACAGTTCTCACGGAGCCCTTGCTTGGTGGTGGACGCAGATGGATTCCTCCCCTAACCTTATCCCTTGGGAATAAATCCAAATCAGGCTCCAGTGCCCCAGGCTCCTCCTGCACCCTTTTTATCCTCAAACCTGGTCCCGGTCCCCACAGTGGCCTCCGCGTGGGCCCGGAGCTCGCTAAGTAACAAACTGATGGTCACTTTGTGTCTCTGCATGAAGTGCAGGGGAAGCAGGAAATAAGCTTCCTCCAGCGGCCCCGGATTGGGCGGGGCTCCAGGCTCCTCGCGGGGGTGGACGAGCATCCAGGCGACAAGTTATTCTGGTCCATTGGCGCCTCCGCAGCTGGCGGGGCGGTCTATAAACAGGGCCAGGACACGTTCCCAGTTCTGCTTCCTGTGGGAATGGAAGCGATGGGGACCCTGCCCGGCCGCACGGAGAGGAAGAATAGGACAGACCCCAGATTCCCACCTTGACATTCAGATTTGCAGGAATGAGTCGTGTGTATCATAGCGGCTTGGAAGTCTGCATTTCTGTGCCCACCTTCCTAAGACACACGGTTACCTGGGTCCCTGTGTCCATTATCGTAAAGGGCGTTGGGCAGCTACTCTTGAATCTTTTCTGCTTCCTTGGTCTTCATTACAATTTTGGAAGACTTATGGGTCAGGATACTTCTGAGCCCTAAGTGCGCAAGGAAGCAAGAGGTTCTCTGGGGACTCACCAGACCCTTTTCTCTTTGCAGACTggattttctcctttatttctttgaggcagggttttacGTGGACCAAGCTGACTTTAAGAcactatgtaactgaggatgaccttggacttctgcttctccccttcttccctcctcctcccagtgcAGAGAACAGGAGCCTGGATCAACCCAGGTCTTTGCAATGCAGGTTCCCCACCAAACTGAGAATTATCCTCAGCCCATTAAAAAgcagttctttcttttcattttttttaaaaaaatatttatttgcttgtttattttgttttttgagacaaagtttctcttcatagtcctgctgtcctggaactcacgttgtagaccagactggcctcgaactcacagagatctgcctccatctcccttctgagtgctgggactaaaaatTCTGTCTTGTCTTTAATGAGTTTTTTGAGCCCTAAAATGTAAAGATGTATGCCTGCCATTCCAACACTTGTGAGGTGCAGGcgggaggatcaagagttcaagatcagccaggcgtggtggcgcacgcctttaatcccagcactctggaggcagaggcaggcggatttctgagttcgaggccagcctggtctacagagtgagttccaggacagccagggctatacagagaaaccctgtctcgaaaaacaaaaaaaaaaaaaaaaaaaagagttcaagatcagcctctGCTACTTGGCAAATTCGAGACCAGCTTGTTACTTGAGaccatttctcaaaacaaaacctaaactcCTGAGTGCTTCACGTTTCAAAAGCAAGGACTTCTAACCACAAGTTTCCAACCAGAGCTAGGTCCTGGCCTCAGCCTCTCCGCCCTTCAAACACCTAGCAGTCACCATTGGGCCTCTAAAGACGTAGGAATCGCTGATTTGATATTCGGTCCGTCGCTCGAAAGCATCAGCCAGTGAGAACTTCATGCCTCCCTTGAGCCCCGTCTTCCAGTGGCTTACCAGGCCCGGCCCCTCTTCTGCCGGCGCAGGCCAGTGTGGTCCCGCGGCTGTCGATGCAGTCCCTCCCCTAACGTCACAGCTTCGTTTGCATAGAAAGCCCCGCCCCTGGCTTTGCAGGACGTCAGCTAGGACTGCAGGGGCCTGAGCCTCCTCCGCTGCCGCCTGCAGCCCCCGCCGCCGCCTGCATCCCCCGCATCCTTTTCTGGGGCCCGGTCGCCAGCGCAGTCGCCACGGTCGCCGTCGCTAGCGTTGTCTCAGCTTAGAGAGGGCAAGGTGAGCGCAACCCAGGTCCACACACTGAGGAGCCCGCGTTTCACTGACAGCTGGGGGATCTAGGGGAGCGCAACTCGGGTGTAGTGGCTATGGGTCTCGCATTTGGCATTCTGGGTCCCGCACCCCGCACCCTTAACCTGGCACCTGGGGCCCGGGCTCTgcgacagagggggaggggaaagccaGGCCTTGCGGGAGGCTTGTGCGTGCTCGTGCTCGTGGGGTGAACACGGGTGTGCGCGCCCGCTGGGCATGGGGAGGCTCGAGTGACCGCAGGACGCGCAGCGTGCACACTTGTGATACGTTGTGCGTGCATGGTCCGCGTGCGCGTGGATCTTAGTTCAAGTATGTGCTCACACGTGTGTGGAGCCATGCCCGTGTGTGGTGTGTCCTCCCGGATGGCCAGTTACAGTCGTGCATTGGTGCAGGGAGCTGTGCTCACACATGGGCTTGCACACACCATACATGTCTAATTGTTTCTCCTGTTAGCACCACTCTTGCATGCAGGGCAGGTGTTTGGGTCTGCCTGCCCTAGATGCTTcattgtgcttgtgtgtgtgtgtgtgtgtgtgtgtgtgtatgcgtgcgcgCTCTTGCGCTCGAGATTTTGTGCATGTGAGCCTACGTTCATCCTGTCTTCGTCACGTGATGTGGCTATCTCAGGGCCCCAGTTCTTCCAGGAGAATTAAGGATGAGGGAGAACTGGGGATCCTCCTGTATTCATGTTCCCGTGTGGGTCTCTGTGAGAGACTgatgggaaggcagaggaggctCAGTCTCCGGAGCCTCAGGGTACAGGGGAATCTGAGGTTCACAGCCTGCTTAAAACCTTGGTGCTGTCAAGGTCACAGCTCTGCCTATGTTGGTTGGGGGGGTTGAGCATGTGACATTGGGGGGATCCTCACCTACCCCTGTGCCGTGCCCACCCTGTGCGTGGTCCTGATGCTCCCCTCAGGCCCTCTGTGCCACGCCTCCCGCAGATGGCTTCCGCCACAGACTCTCGCTATGGGCAGAAGGAGTCCTCAGACCAGAACTTCGACTATATGTTCAAGATCCTGATCATTGGGAACAGCAGCGTGGGCAAAACCTCGTTCCTCTTCCGCTACGCAGATGACTCCTTCACTCCAGCCTTTGTCAGCACCGTTGGCATAGACTTCAAGGTCAAAACCATCTACCGCAACGACAAGAGGATCAAGCTGCAGATCTGGGTGTGTAGGGCTGGAGGGGAGATGTCTTCCTGCCACCCCCCACAAAAGGAAGCTGAGGCTAGGCCATCGGCTGGCGCTGGGATTTAAGGCCTGCATCTCCATCCCAGTATGAGCTTCCTGTTTTCCTAATTCCCGAGCATCCCCACTCATCTTCTAGCATAGTGTGGCACAGGGCATTCGGGCAGCACCCAGTACGTGTTTGTTGAGTGACTAAGTGGCCTTGCAGTGACCCATTTGGGtcactgtctgcttttcctgATCCACTGTCCCCGGGCCTCAAAGTGGTTGCTGGACAACCTCGGAGCACGTTTTTCTCTCGGGGGCTGCTGCGGGGTCCCTTCTGACCTATCCCTCTTTTCCCCAGGACACAGCAGGGCAAGAGCGGTACCGCACCATCACCACAGCCTATTACCGTGGCGCCATGGGCTTCATCCTAATGTATGACATCACCAATGAGGAGTCATTTAATGCAGTGCAGGACTGGTGAGCAGCCCACCCACTCAGAAAACACAAGGCTGGGATTGGAGGTGACTTAGCTAAGCTGTGGCTTAGTTGGTAGGGTGCCTGCCTGGCCAGGACAAAGCCTTGGGTTCGTCCCCAGCATGGCCAAAAGACAACCAAGAGTAGGCCTCTGGTGGGACAAGCCATGTGGCTGTTCCCAAGGCTTGGGGTTGTGGAAGCACACAAGGTAACCAGTGAATAGACAAGAAACCTCCCACTGATCTCTACCCAGGTAGCCCAGGCAGGAGAACCACATTAGCTCACTTGTCTGAGGTCAAGTGATTCTCTGGCCAAACGCTTACCTCAAATATGTGAGAACCTGGATTCCAGCTGCAGCACCAGAAAGTAATTCCCCCAGGTCTTGACATTTGGTGTAGTGGACACCGGTCATCTTCTCAGCTTTGGGAGGATGGAGGTCTGAGTGAGATGGGCTGGGCTCATGGGGAAAGCCTATCTCAGTTACCAAGGGGCAGTGGTCTCTCCTGCAAGGGCTAGATGCAGGCAGAGACTCGGGGATGGGGCCGGGTCCTCCGGCTTCCTCTTCAGCCTCTGGCTGTCTCTGCAGGTCCACCCAGATCAAAACTTACTCGTGGGACAATGCCCAGGTGCTGCTGGTGGGGAACAAGTGTGACATGGAAGATGAGCGAGTGGTATCCTCAGAGCGCGGCCGGCAGCTGGCTGACCACCTGGGTGAGTACTGAGGACTGTGGCCCTTACCAGGCTGGACCAGATAGCTACACACCCAGTGTCTCACTGCACTGATCAGGACATGGGCTTGAATCCAGGGGGTTTGCACTTGAGAAACTAGGCTTTATCCAGGAGGCTTTCCCATGGGTCTTGATAGACATGGAGGTGCTTGTCATGTCGGCTGTCAGCCATGGGCTACCTTCAAAGTGCTGGGCCTGTGAAGTGTTTGAACTGGAAAGAGAAATGGGTGGAAGAGGCTAAGCCTGGCTTCCCGGAGCAGGCACAACATGCCTCTATGGGAAGGTTGGTATAGGCAGAGTCGTGACAGTGGTGCGTGATCGCCCCTTAGAGGA
This window encodes:
- the Pde4c gene encoding cAMP-specific 3',5'-cyclic phosphodiesterase 4C: MRRSGTALSFLWTERVREPVDSGMAPVSPLGGGVILRRFSGTLLLPPLSSRLGSSGEVESAAHVVFTIGTQGTQRNLGSAQSSFDLENGLPSGKGLLDAQSGPSLGRALQPPVHHGQRRESFLYRSDSDHEPSPKAVSRTSSAASDLHGEDMIVTPFAQVLASLRTVRNNVAALAHGPGSATRQVLLGTPPHSSQQAASAEDSGLQLVQETLEELDWCLEQLETLQTRRSVGEMASNKFKRMLNRELTYLSETSRSGNQVSEYISQTFLDQQAEVELPKPPTEDNPWPMAQITELRRSSHTSLPTAAIPRFGVQTDQEEQLAKELEDTNKWGLDVFKVAELSGNRPLTAVIFSVFQERDLLKTFQIPADMLLTYLLTLEGHYHSDVAYHNSMHAADVVQSAHVLLGTPALEAVFTDLEVLAAIFACAIHDVDHPGVSNQFLINTNSELALMYNDSSVLENHHLAVGFKLLQGENCDIFRNLSTKQRLSLRRMVIDMVLATDMSKHMSLLADLKTMVETKKVTSLGVLLLDNYSDRIQVLQSLVHCADLSNPAKPLPLYRQWTERIMAEFFQQGDRERESGLDISPMCDKHTASMEKSQVGFIDYIAQPLWETWADLVHPDAQELLDILEDNREWYQSRIPCSPPHTMGSDRFKFELTLEEAEEEEEEEDGWQCTALNRGSSELPST
- the Rab3a gene encoding ras-related protein Rab-3A, with the protein product MASATDSRYGQKESSDQNFDYMFKILIIGNSSVGKTSFLFRYADDSFTPAFVSTVGIDFKVKTIYRNDKRIKLQIWDTAGQERYRTITTAYYRGAMGFILMYDITNEESFNAVQDWSTQIKTYSWDNAQVLLVGNKCDMEDERVVSSERGRQLADHLGFEFFEASAKDNINVKQTFERLVDVICEKMSESLDTADPAVTGAKQGPQLTDQQAPPHQDCAC